One window from the genome of Oncorhynchus gorbuscha isolate QuinsamMale2020 ecotype Even-year linkage group LG14, OgorEven_v1.0, whole genome shotgun sequence encodes:
- the iqcg gene encoding dynein regulatory complex protein 9 isoform X2 produces the protein MPVPLSGVELLRLCTVLQDCAAQLSVLGHIMPDTYRGRPEADKFVSADIGQVLEQQKGAEQNLKAARQFERESGRLSDATRELHRSQKELNRTLEENPLSPDNLAKVQRDRQFVAHVIADVLAELQERGTFHSLLFAVGEEKRRKANLLDIIIREEGGRRRTKALQRQLLDIRKEKTLELQRREEMTAHLKDQLQEMKAKTGLERKYVKSSAELLVYQGQKINTHSEKQLEDEIRQERLEEERRVHMEMETFLKEHQTSLGEKLEVWMERYERDMEDKQQELNSLRNNKANNLSQLQELAKKYRDSEQVVIEDRMEKEALRRKLEKEHMERDAATKIQSWWRGTLVRRGLGPYKKGKKPKEGKKGKKKK, from the exons ATGCCGGTTCCTTTGTCTGGGGTAGAGCTGCTCAGACTGTGTACAGTGCTCCAGGACTGTGCTGCACAGCTGTCAGTGCTGGGTCACATCATGCCCGACACCTACAGGGGTCGTCCAGAAGCTGATAAG TTTGTGTCAGCTGACATTGGACAGGTCCTTGAACAGCAGAAAGGGGCAGAGCAGAACCTGAAAGCAGCCCGTCAGTTTGAGAGAGAGTCTGGGAGACTGTCAGATGCCACCCGTGAGCTGCACAGATCCCAGAAGGAACTGAACCGCACACTAGAGGAGAACCCACTGTCCCCTGACAACTTGGCCAAGGTGCAGAGAGACCG TCAGTTTGTGGCTCACGTGATTGCGGATGTGTTGGCAGAGCTGCAAGAGAGAGGGACCTTTCACAGCTTGCTTTTCGCTGTGGGAGAAGAGAAAAGAAGGAAGGCCAACCTCCTGGACATAATAATCAG GGAGGAGGGCGGCCGGCGGAGGACCAAAGCTCTTCAGAGACAGCTGCTTGACATCCGCAAGGAAAAAACTCTGGAGCTGCAG CGACGCGAGGAGATGACTGCCCACCTGAAAGACCAACTTCAGGAGATGAAGGCTAAGACTGGCCTGGAGAGGAAGTATGTGAAGAGCAGCGCGGAGCTGCTGGTGTACCAGGGACAGAAGATCAACACACACTCTGAGAAGCAGCTGGAGgatgagatcagg CaggagaggttggaggaggagaggagagttcatATGGAGATGGAGACTTTCCTCAAGGAACATCAGACA AGTCTGGGGGAGAAGCTGGAGGTATGGATGGAGCGCTatgagagagacatggaggataAGCAGCAGGAGCTTAACAGCCTGAGGAACAACAAAGCTAACAATCTCTCCCAGCTCCAGGAGCTGGCCAAGAAG TACAGAGACAGTGAGCAGGTGGTCATCGAGGACAGGATGGAGAAAGAGGCCCTACGCAGGAAGCTGGAGAAGGAACACATGGAGCGAGACGCAGCCACCAAG ATCCAGTCGTGGTGGAGGGGAACGTTAGTGCGACGCGGCCTGGGCCCCTATAAGAAAGGCAAGAAGCCCAAGGAGGGCAAGAAGGGAAAGAAGAAAAAGTGA
- the iqcg gene encoding dynein regulatory complex protein 9 isoform X1, which yields MPVPLSGVELLRLCTVLQDCAAQLSVLGHIMPDTYRGRPEADKFVSADIGQVLEQQKGAEQNLKAARQFERESGRLSDATRELHRSQKELNRTLEENPLSPDNLAKVQRDRQFVAHVIADVLAELQERGTFHSLLFAVGEEKRRKANLLDIIIREEGGRRRTKALQRQLLDIRKEKTLELQRREEMTAHLKDQLQEMKAKTGLERKYVKSSAELLVYQGQKINTHSEKQLEDEIRLQQERLEEERRVHMEMETFLKEHQTSLGEKLEVWMERYERDMEDKQQELNSLRNNKANNLSQLQELAKKYRDSEQVVIEDRMEKEALRRKLEKEHMERDAATKIQSWWRGTLVRRGLGPYKKGKKPKEGKKGKKKK from the exons ATGCCGGTTCCTTTGTCTGGGGTAGAGCTGCTCAGACTGTGTACAGTGCTCCAGGACTGTGCTGCACAGCTGTCAGTGCTGGGTCACATCATGCCCGACACCTACAGGGGTCGTCCAGAAGCTGATAAG TTTGTGTCAGCTGACATTGGACAGGTCCTTGAACAGCAGAAAGGGGCAGAGCAGAACCTGAAAGCAGCCCGTCAGTTTGAGAGAGAGTCTGGGAGACTGTCAGATGCCACCCGTGAGCTGCACAGATCCCAGAAGGAACTGAACCGCACACTAGAGGAGAACCCACTGTCCCCTGACAACTTGGCCAAGGTGCAGAGAGACCG TCAGTTTGTGGCTCACGTGATTGCGGATGTGTTGGCAGAGCTGCAAGAGAGAGGGACCTTTCACAGCTTGCTTTTCGCTGTGGGAGAAGAGAAAAGAAGGAAGGCCAACCTCCTGGACATAATAATCAG GGAGGAGGGCGGCCGGCGGAGGACCAAAGCTCTTCAGAGACAGCTGCTTGACATCCGCAAGGAAAAAACTCTGGAGCTGCAG CGACGCGAGGAGATGACTGCCCACCTGAAAGACCAACTTCAGGAGATGAAGGCTAAGACTGGCCTGGAGAGGAAGTATGTGAAGAGCAGCGCGGAGCTGCTGGTGTACCAGGGACAGAAGATCAACACACACTCTGAGAAGCAGCTGGAGgatgagatcagg CTACAGCaggagaggttggaggaggagaggagagttcatATGGAGATGGAGACTTTCCTCAAGGAACATCAGACA AGTCTGGGGGAGAAGCTGGAGGTATGGATGGAGCGCTatgagagagacatggaggataAGCAGCAGGAGCTTAACAGCCTGAGGAACAACAAAGCTAACAATCTCTCCCAGCTCCAGGAGCTGGCCAAGAAG TACAGAGACAGTGAGCAGGTGGTCATCGAGGACAGGATGGAGAAAGAGGCCCTACGCAGGAAGCTGGAGAAGGAACACATGGAGCGAGACGCAGCCACCAAG ATCCAGTCGTGGTGGAGGGGAACGTTAGTGCGACGCGGCCTGGGCCCCTATAAGAAAGGCAAGAAGCCCAAGGAGGGCAAGAAGGGAAAGAAGAAAAAGTGA